In Ischnura elegans chromosome 3, ioIscEleg1.1, whole genome shotgun sequence, the sequence ttcaaagtctatggggagtgccgttttaggaggccgatacacgacacatagcagtaatttcgaggaaatttcactatgtatttctgatataataaattcagaagtatgggagtaggtgccgggggaagtggcaagaacatttacattcaaattctttcgtacatatacgccaacacccccaccacctttaccaattctatcatgtctaaatatattataaccattcattgtaaccatctcatctggtatgcgttcttttagccaagtttcggacatgcaaattatgtcgtaggttgattcctgaaagaagaggcagaattcatcaaaatggccaaatagggattgacaattaacgtggcacagagttaaatctcttgagatcttcttgtgagcaagcaatgactgagtgttaaaaaaagattggcaattaacacaacatatcttaatgcaattagattgaaaaactctttgaaccagatggcagcccttgggttgacaagttggttgctaatccaccaatgaagaaagtttatcagtatcctccgtcgaagaaatggtgaggcgctcggaaccgtcttctttgcgaacgtaaatccttccattgcgcacccaaacatacttgattttgccatttttcttcaagtcgcgaaccactgagtacagtttacgattgaaaggcgtaagggattcatttacgtacactggggccgcaggagagaggctgaagcctatatctttggtagtgaaatttctcttcccaCTACGGGCGATACGATATACTACGGTATCTGGAGTGAAAGAATGAATTTAGTTTCACTTCCTCTCAAATCTGTCCACCATTAgaaaacattttgtattatcaTACCATAAGGCCCTAGTATTCTATCATAGGTATCTTTATGCCAGGTAGCATCAGGCTCAAGCTGACGAGAAACAGCAGTCCTCGATGACACATTTCTTGGCCACCTGTAGACTCCTTCTACTTCATTAATCCAGCTGCTGGGAATAGATGCACACCAGTCTTCAGCTAACACAACATAGTAGTACATCTGCAATTGAAGTAAGaagcataataatataatatcaaaCTTTTGGTATACCAATACATCCGTGGATATAGTATAGAACTACAAACCAGAAGACCAAGGTTTAACATTTCCAAATGTACAGGAACACCtcttttcttcaaataatttttctttcatgctGTATGAGTATGCAGCAAGGGAAAATAGCAGACTTTTTCACTGCTATATGGTAGGCGAATAGCCTTGGAAAGAATCTGGTcaacattgataattttttctgtaCTCCACTTCCCTCCGACATGAATATCCAAGGAACGAGAATCCAATGGATAAAATGGCATGCTTTCCGATTCCTCTAGCACATTGCCAATCACAACAGGAGTGTCATTCTTTACTCCTATCACTGCTATTTTTACAAGCTCCTTAGTTCTCAAGAAGCAGCAATTGTTTGCAGTACTTTTACTAGATAACACAAAATGGTTGAACTCTAATTTTTCATATGCTGCACACAACCCAGCAATCTTTTTATTTAGTGGCTTCAACATAATTGGGTACTTCTTGATTGGATGACCCTCGGGCTTTTTAAGCATTGACTTTTCATGCAGGCGGTTATGCAACTGTGAAAGAGGTTTTACCTGTTTCCTAAGAGCCCTTTTCATGACTCCCAAGTGATTTTCAAATGGAAATGCACTAAATGCATCCAAAGGACAACCTAGTCCTTTCACATCATTGGCCAAATGAATTAGGTTGTGAACATTATATATGAGTGCTTCTTTGCCATATAACTAGCTAAAAGACTTCACAAAATACATAAGCAAACTTCTGGCATATTCATTGTACACAATGCAGTTTACTTCATCACAGAGAATTGAAATAGCTACGTGAAGACAAAGAAAATGCCTTAAATACTTCTCTGGCAGATAGTTATGCAGAAGAGAGGGTCCCACATAAAGAAGAAAGAGCCGGAATTCTGTTGCCTTGTATCGGCAGACATCATCAAAGTTTCTGGTTTTTCGTGCAAATTCAACACCAATCCATGAGGCAACTGAGATTAATCGCCTGGAAAGGCACTCCCTTCTACGAGGTGGTAGTTTCAACTCGGCATTCCCCTTTCTCCAAAGCAGTAGCAGCTTCTTCATAACACCTAAACAAACTAAATGCATGTAATCTAGGGGAAATTGGCTGACCATTCCCAACTCTGCAATTTCTTCAAACGGGGAAACACCCACATGATGTCCAATGTCTGCCCGGCAACGGAATGACTCATCAGTTCTAAGCTGACAGTTCAAGTCACTGAGGATGATACGATGGTTGCTCTCATACCCTTTCTGAATGCATTTTCCACAACAGTTAAAACCCATGTGACCCTTAGTGGCTGTAACAAATGAGCGGGCAGGAGTGTCACAAATGATAGctcttatttttattccaaatgacTTTTTGTCATTTTGAAATCCACTTTCCTGCAACATTTTGAACTCTTCTACCAATTCTTTAAGCAATTCTTGTGGCGTTAAAGTTAATTTTCCATAGCTGTGATGTACTCCTATTACAAATGGGGATAGCTGTACTTTTTTACAATATATCCGTCCTAAAATAGCCCAAAACACACTTCTACTGCTTTTTGCTAAAGGGAGGCCATCAATGTTTAAATCTATTTCAATAACGTCACTGAAGCAATCACTATCCACTTTCTGCAATTGTTCACCCAATGCCTTTTTTAGGCCATAATGCAAATATTCGCCAcaactagttttttttaagttgttgcTTCTTGGTGTGCATAACAATGCTCTAGCAGTGGTAGGAAGACCCTCCAGCTTACCTTCTGAGACCAATATTTTTAACAGCTTGTCCACAGTACTATGAGCTACATTGTTTTCAATGCTCCAATGGGCAAGGGCGTTCTTTAATTGACTTTCATTGGCATGAAACTGTGGTTCTAATGTTCCACGGGCAATATCCCTTTCAGGTGACTGATCATTATCAACAACTGGAGTTGAGGGCAAGTCTGTGACTGAAGGTAAGATATCAGTGTGTTCTGAAGGTGAATGCAGATGAGCAACGTCTATTTCATCAAAGTGATTAGGCAATGCATCCACGTCACCAGTAGAGTGATTAGGCAATGCATCCACAACACCAGTAGAGTGATTAGGCAATGCATCCAGTTCACCGGCAGTACTACCAGAGCTGTTGAATTGTAGTCGTATTTTCTTAAGCCTTCTATATTTTTGACTCTCCGAGAGATCAAGGAATGATTTCTGCTTCCTCATATCAATTTCAACCTGCAGGAGGAATAGCAAATTCAAAGGGATAGAGTATGTTTTAAAGGCCAGATATTTAAATgtcacaataaaattatattattcatatcCCAGGCAGATAAACAATAATGTTAGcattaaatacacatttaaaatgtACAGTCCTGTTCAAAAAAATCTTAACACCTCGGGGCCGAAAAATTCTAATGTAATCTTATGCTAAAATTTCAGGCTGATATTGTGATAGCCGGCAGCCACTATTTTCCACCG encodes:
- the LOC124155276 gene encoding uncharacterized protein LOC124155276 — protein: MRKQKSFLDLSESQKYRRLKKIRLQFNSSGSTAGELDALPNHSTGVVDALPNHSTGDVDALPNHFDEIDVAHLHSPSEHTDILPSVTDLPSTPVVDNDQSPERDIARGTLEPQFHANESQLKNALAHWSIENNVAHSTVDKLLKILVSEGKLEGLPTTARALLCTPRSNNLKKTSCGEYLHYGLKKALGEQLQKVDSDCFSDVIEIDLNIDGLPLAKSSRSVFWAILGRIYCKKVQLSPFVIGVHHSYGKLTLTPQELLKELVEEFKMLQESGFQNDKKSFGIKIRAIICDTPARSFVTATKGHMGFNCCGKCIQKGYESNHRIILSDLNCQLRTDESFRCRADIGHHVGVSPFEEIAELGMVSQFPLDYMHLVCLGVMKKLLLLWRKGNAELKLPPRRRECLSRRLISVASWIGVEFARKTRNFDDVCRYKATEFRLFLLYVGPSLLHNYLPEKYLRHFLCLHVAISILCDEVNCIVYNEYARSLLMYFVKSFS